DNA from Bradyrhizobium diazoefficiens USDA 110:
CTGGGTGCGCTGATTGCCGCCGAGTGGTTCGCCCGCCGCGCCACCGCGCGATTGCACGGGAATTGACCATGCTGCGGGTCGATGTCGAAAAGCAGCTCGGCGAGTTCTCGCTGTCCGCATCCTTCACCAGCGAAGGCCGCGTCATCGGCCTGTTCGGTGCGTCAGGCGCCGGCAAGACCTCGCTGGTCAACATGATCGCCGGGCTCTTGCGGCCCGACCGCGGCACCATCGTGATCGACGGCGAGACCGTGGACGACACCGCGGCCGGCATTCATGTGCCGCCCTGGCGCCGCCGCATCGGCTATGTGTTCCAGGACGCGCGGCTGTTCCCGCATCTCAACGTTGCGCAGAATCTCGACTATGGACGACGGATGAACCGCCTTGCGCCCGATCCTGCCCAGCACAGGCGCGTCATCGACCTGCTCGACATCGGCGCCTTGCTTGACCGCCGTCCGGGAAAACTCTCCGGCGGCGAGCGCCAGCGCGTCGCGCTCGGCCGC
Protein-coding regions in this window:
- the modC gene encoding molybdenum ABC transporter ATP-binding protein; this translates as MLRVDVEKQLGEFSLSASFTSEGRVIGLFGASGAGKTSLVNMIAGLLRPDRGTIVIDGETVDDTAAGIHVPPWRRRIGYVFQDARLFPHLNVAQNLDYGRRMNRLAPDPAQHRRVIDLLDIGALLDRRPGKLSGGERQRVALGRALLSKPRLLLLDEPLGALDEGRKLEILPYLVRLRDEANVPMVYVSHDVAELRQLATQIVMLKEGRVTSFGGVKVLT